One window of the Brevinematales bacterium genome contains the following:
- a CDS encoding phosphoribosylamine--glycine ligase, which produces GRVLCVSARGETLEKSIARAYQKMKNIRFEGMFYRKDIGAKGLYSQPE; this is translated from the coding sequence GGGACGGGTACTTTGCGTATCCGCGCGCGGCGAAACGCTCGAAAAATCTATCGCGCGCGCCTATCAGAAAATGAAAAATATCCGTTTCGAGGGTATGTTCTATAGAAAGGATATCGGAGCGAAAGGATTGTACTCGCAGCCCGAATAA